A section of the Scleropages formosus chromosome 16, fSclFor1.1, whole genome shotgun sequence genome encodes:
- the LOC108925696 gene encoding synaptopodin-2-like isoform X1, with the protein MCASARAGDSVRVTMRGGAPWGFQLQDGKEHHGPLVVSQVDSGGRAAQAGLLEGDEVASLNGEPASDLAPQDIAARLEGPADSLELLVRRLRTQDEPRYWGKEKESWAPGVELSREIRSLKRFGKGAPSPAGPVQLGTSDCRREFGPDLDTRGSGPGVLRSATSSTRSLYIYSTRQERVGQGGRLAGSSCSLGQVEVTLQRPWGGGELSISRTEARGRVSPPKEGGNAEAPPASVSFGISAEGDASAEQWDSESERDLGPRKHRARHARFRRSESQSEKQLKEAKSKCRRIALLLTAAPNPNNKGVLMFEKHRQRARQYTLVSYGTGEEEPWSDEEEEEEQNDRTVRITFVATDKPQLNSDSVADAQGSCSAEISDLASQQLVVEKKPDSLEEMEHLPATKGKGALMFARRRQRVDEIAAAHEEMRSKGIPVEGPAGAGSPEPVPSYQVEEHPNKLYGDSQSGELSWGIKHQQYQEQQTPIQQYSPTVNGVAHQQPSEMQRSLVANRMAQPFSGVPNRVPAPFSPSRSITALESDQPGYSDNTFRVVPPPVPVITRPQVLSPTDQEQMVSRDERIAVPAIKTVMLQDTKKRSTAKMAFASNELLKASQTSQLLNAPKSDKKAGFESGAEEDYLSLGAEACNFLQTPTVKHKTPPPVAPKPSINLASPPWLTENTTQAQSEIPSPAAAPPVASPMQPRPPQQHATLSTWAPPELHPPRQQSVSAWAPAQTKAEPQLPSRAWGSSLQEAQAQAPVGPWAQPHAPASMLTPRQPAKSWNPPYISANSMASHLSQTAASKAHLMGSVSSARAVSPASDMPTMRGRGAELFARRQSRMEKFVVDSETVQANKARSQSPTPSLPSTWKYSPNVRAPPPSSYNPLLTPSYPPGAIKQHPASSVQTKANSKPKAKQATKHLNSLDVMKHQPYQLNVSLFTYNPTVEAKATTAPSPTSAPAPASQLMKPVGPGVNRSHSLSLPRRLPSMSSTLGFESPLTTPVFQPSYDPMQRQSSWMEKSGKPSSPWGFQPESAGTQHGPPFRKYQSQRSVPENSPRYGGAGADVQAPISQPNYTSVCNASWRR; encoded by the exons ATGTGCGCCAGCGCGCGAGCCGGCGACTCCGTCCGCGTGACGATGCGTGGAGGAGCACCGTGGGGGTTCCAGCTGCAAGATGGGAAGGAGCATCACGGACCACTCGTTGTGTCTCAG GTGGACAGCGGCGGCAGGGCCGCCCAGGCCGGCCTCCTGGAGGGGGACGAGGTGGCGTCATTGAATGGGGAGCCCGCCTCCGACCTCGCCCCCCAGGACATCGCCGCCCGCCTCGAAGGTCCCGCCGACAGCCTGGAGCTGCTGGTCAGGAG GTTGCGCACCCAGGATGAGCCACGCTACTgggggaaagagaaagagagctgGGCCCCGGGGGTCGAGCTCTCCCGGGAGATCCGAAGTCTCAAGCGCTTCGGCAAGGGCGCGCCGTCTCCTGCCGGCCCGGTGCAGCTCGGCACCTCGGACTGCCGGAGGGAGTTCGGCCCCGACCTGGATACGAGGGGCTCTGGGCCGGGCGTCCTCCGCAGCGCCACCTCCTCCACCCGCTCCCTGTACATCTACAGCACCAGGCAGGAACGTGTGGGCCAGGGGGGCCGCCTTGCgggctcctcctgctccctggGCCAGGTGGAGGTGACCCTGCAGCGCCCCTGGGGGGGTGGAGAGTTGTCTATCAGCAGGACAGAGGCCAGGGGGAGGGTCAGCCCTCCAAAGGAAGGAGGGAACGCGGAGGCACCTCCTGCTTCGGTCTCCTTTGGAATCTCGGCAGAAGGTGACGCGTCGGCAGAGCAGTGGGACTCGGAGTCGGAGAGGGACCTCGGCCCCAGGAAGCACCGGGCAAGGCACGCCA GGTTCAGGCGCAGTGAGAGCCAGTCAGAGAAGCAGTTGAAGGAAGCGAAATCTAAATGTAGGCGCATTGCTCTGCTACTCACTGCCGCACCCAACCCCAACAACAAGGGGGTGTTGATGTTCGAGAAGCACCGCCAGAGAGCCAGGCAGTACACACTGGTAAGCTACGGGACCGGGGAAGAAGAACCTTGGTCTgacgaagaggaggaagaagagcaaAACGACCGCACAGTCAGAATTACCTTTGTGGCAACTGACAAACCACAGCTTAACAGCGACTCTGTTGCTGATGCCCAGGGCTCCTGCAGCGCTGAGATTTCTGACTTGGCCAGCCAACAGCTCGTGGTAGAAAAGAAGCCCGacagtctggaagagatggaaCACCTACCTGCGACGAAGGGCAAAGGGGCCCTGATGTTTGCCCGGCGCAGGCAGAGAGTTGATGAGATTGCAGCTGCACATGAGGAGATGAGGAGCAAAGGGATTCCGGTGGAGGGGCCAGCAGGGGCAGGAAGCCCAGAGCCCGTGCCATCCTACCAAGTGGAAGAGCATCCAAACAAGCTCTATGGTGATAGTCAATCTGGTGAGCTCAGCTGGGGAATCAAACACCAGCAGTACCAGGAGCAGCAGACTCCAATTCAGCAGTACTCTCCCACGGTGAATGGCGTGGCTCACCAGCAGCCCAGTGAGATGCAGCGGTCCCTTGTAGCCAACAGGATGGCACAGCCCTTCTCAGGAGTTCCAAACAGGGTGCCGGCCCCGTTTTCACCTTCGAGGAGTATCACTGCCCTGGAATCCGATCAACCGGGCTATTCAGATAACACATTTCGAGTTGTCCCGCCTCCAGTTCCTGTGATCACACGTCCACAAGTCCTGTCACCCACTGACCAGGAACAAATGGTCTCACGAGATGAGCGCATCGCCGTACCAGCCATCAAGACTGTCATGTTACAGGACACGAAAAAAAGGAGTACAGCAAAAATGGCATTCGCTTCAAATGAGCTCCTCAAAGCATCCCAAACATCACAGCTTCTGAATGCTCCAAAGAGCGACAAGAAAGCTGGTTTTGAATCGGGAGCAGAAGAAGACTATCTTAGTCTTGGAGCTGAGGCGTGCAATTTCTTGCAAACACCAACAGTGAAGCACAAGACTCCTCCGCCAGTTGCGCCAAAGCCAAGCATCAACCTTGCTTCTCCACCCTGGTTGACCGAAAATACTACCCAGGCACAAAGTGAAATTCCTTCACCAGCTGCCGCTCCACCTGTTGCCAGTCCTATGCAGCCTCGTCCACCCCAGCAACATGCCACGCTGAGCACATGGGCTCCACCTGAACTTCACCCACCACGACAGCAATCTGTGAGTGCTTGGGCTCCTGCCCAAACAAAAGCAGAGCCACAGCTGCCCAGCCGTGCCTGGGGATCATCTCTGCAAGAAGCACAGGCTCAAGCTCCTGTGGGTCCTTGGGCCCAGCCACATGCCCCAGCGAGTATGCTGACTCCCCGTCAGCCTGCAAAATCATGGAACCCGCCTTACATCTCAGCTAATTCCATGGCTTCTCACCTCTCTCAGACAGCAGCATCAAAGGCACACCTGATGGGCAGCGTTTCCTCTGCACGAGCCGTGAGCCCGGCCTCCGACATGCCCACCATGCGGGGCAGAGGTGCAGAACTCTTTGCCAGGAGGCAGTCTCGCATGGAGAAGTTTGTGGTGGACTCGGAGACTGTGCAGGCTAACAAAGCCAGGTCCCAGTCACCCACCCCGTCACTGCCAAGCACTTGGAAGTATTCTCCCAATGTCcgagctcctcctccttcatcaTACAACCCGCTTCTGACCCCCTCTTACCCCCCTGGAGCAATAAAGCAGCACCCAGCTTCTAGCGTTCAAACTAAGGCTAATAGCAAGCCGAAAGCGAAGCAAGCCACTAAACATCTTAACTCCCTGGATGTTATGAAGCATCAGCCCTACCAGCTGAATGTGTCCCTATTCACCTATAATCCGACTGTGGAAGCGAAGGCTACTACTGCTCCTTCTCCTACCTCTGCCCCTGCTCCTGCCAGTCAACTAATGAAGCCTGTTGGGCCG GGGGTCAACAGGAGTCACTCTCTGAGCCTACCCCGACGCCTGCCATCCATGTCCTCGAcactggggttcgaatccccgctGACCACCCCCGTCTTCCAACCGTCTTACGACCCGATGCAACGACAGAGCTCCTGGATGGAGAAGAGCGGGAAGCCCTCCAGTCCTTGGGGGTTCCAGCCGGAATCTGCAGGCACTCAGCATGGCCCCCCCTTCAGAAAGTACCAGTCCCAGAGGTCCGTGCCGGAGAACAGCCCCAGGTACGGTGGGGCTGGCGCCGACGTGCAGGCGCCCATCAGCCAGCCAAACTACACATCTGTATGCAACGCATCCTGGAGACGGTAA
- the LOC108925696 gene encoding synaptopodin-2-like isoform X2 — protein sequence MVLERCCPCVFRKVLWHFRLRTQDEPRYWGKEKESWAPGVELSREIRSLKRFGKGAPSPAGPVQLGTSDCRREFGPDLDTRGSGPGVLRSATSSTRSLYIYSTRQERVGQGGRLAGSSCSLGQVEVTLQRPWGGGELSISRTEARGRVSPPKEGGNAEAPPASVSFGISAEGDASAEQWDSESERDLGPRKHRARHARFRRSESQSEKQLKEAKSKCRRIALLLTAAPNPNNKGVLMFEKHRQRARQYTLVSYGTGEEEPWSDEEEEEEQNDRTVRITFVATDKPQLNSDSVADAQGSCSAEISDLASQQLVVEKKPDSLEEMEHLPATKGKGALMFARRRQRVDEIAAAHEEMRSKGIPVEGPAGAGSPEPVPSYQVEEHPNKLYGDSQSGELSWGIKHQQYQEQQTPIQQYSPTVNGVAHQQPSEMQRSLVANRMAQPFSGVPNRVPAPFSPSRSITALESDQPGYSDNTFRVVPPPVPVITRPQVLSPTDQEQMVSRDERIAVPAIKTVMLQDTKKRSTAKMAFASNELLKASQTSQLLNAPKSDKKAGFESGAEEDYLSLGAEACNFLQTPTVKHKTPPPVAPKPSINLASPPWLTENTTQAQSEIPSPAAAPPVASPMQPRPPQQHATLSTWAPPELHPPRQQSVSAWAPAQTKAEPQLPSRAWGSSLQEAQAQAPVGPWAQPHAPASMLTPRQPAKSWNPPYISANSMASHLSQTAASKAHLMGSVSSARAVSPASDMPTMRGRGAELFARRQSRMEKFVVDSETVQANKARSQSPTPSLPSTWKYSPNVRAPPPSSYNPLLTPSYPPGAIKQHPASSVQTKANSKPKAKQATKHLNSLDVMKHQPYQLNVSLFTYNPTVEAKATTAPSPTSAPAPASQLMKPVGPGVNRSHSLSLPRRLPSMSSTLGFESPLTTPVFQPSYDPMQRQSSWMEKSGKPSSPWGFQPESAGTQHGPPFRKYQSQRSVPENSPRYGGAGADVQAPISQPNYTSVCNASWRR from the exons ATGGTTTTGGAGAGGTGCTGTCCGTGTGTGTTCAGAAAAGTTTTGTGGCATTTCAG GTTGCGCACCCAGGATGAGCCACGCTACTgggggaaagagaaagagagctgGGCCCCGGGGGTCGAGCTCTCCCGGGAGATCCGAAGTCTCAAGCGCTTCGGCAAGGGCGCGCCGTCTCCTGCCGGCCCGGTGCAGCTCGGCACCTCGGACTGCCGGAGGGAGTTCGGCCCCGACCTGGATACGAGGGGCTCTGGGCCGGGCGTCCTCCGCAGCGCCACCTCCTCCACCCGCTCCCTGTACATCTACAGCACCAGGCAGGAACGTGTGGGCCAGGGGGGCCGCCTTGCgggctcctcctgctccctggGCCAGGTGGAGGTGACCCTGCAGCGCCCCTGGGGGGGTGGAGAGTTGTCTATCAGCAGGACAGAGGCCAGGGGGAGGGTCAGCCCTCCAAAGGAAGGAGGGAACGCGGAGGCACCTCCTGCTTCGGTCTCCTTTGGAATCTCGGCAGAAGGTGACGCGTCGGCAGAGCAGTGGGACTCGGAGTCGGAGAGGGACCTCGGCCCCAGGAAGCACCGGGCAAGGCACGCCA GGTTCAGGCGCAGTGAGAGCCAGTCAGAGAAGCAGTTGAAGGAAGCGAAATCTAAATGTAGGCGCATTGCTCTGCTACTCACTGCCGCACCCAACCCCAACAACAAGGGGGTGTTGATGTTCGAGAAGCACCGCCAGAGAGCCAGGCAGTACACACTGGTAAGCTACGGGACCGGGGAAGAAGAACCTTGGTCTgacgaagaggaggaagaagagcaaAACGACCGCACAGTCAGAATTACCTTTGTGGCAACTGACAAACCACAGCTTAACAGCGACTCTGTTGCTGATGCCCAGGGCTCCTGCAGCGCTGAGATTTCTGACTTGGCCAGCCAACAGCTCGTGGTAGAAAAGAAGCCCGacagtctggaagagatggaaCACCTACCTGCGACGAAGGGCAAAGGGGCCCTGATGTTTGCCCGGCGCAGGCAGAGAGTTGATGAGATTGCAGCTGCACATGAGGAGATGAGGAGCAAAGGGATTCCGGTGGAGGGGCCAGCAGGGGCAGGAAGCCCAGAGCCCGTGCCATCCTACCAAGTGGAAGAGCATCCAAACAAGCTCTATGGTGATAGTCAATCTGGTGAGCTCAGCTGGGGAATCAAACACCAGCAGTACCAGGAGCAGCAGACTCCAATTCAGCAGTACTCTCCCACGGTGAATGGCGTGGCTCACCAGCAGCCCAGTGAGATGCAGCGGTCCCTTGTAGCCAACAGGATGGCACAGCCCTTCTCAGGAGTTCCAAACAGGGTGCCGGCCCCGTTTTCACCTTCGAGGAGTATCACTGCCCTGGAATCCGATCAACCGGGCTATTCAGATAACACATTTCGAGTTGTCCCGCCTCCAGTTCCTGTGATCACACGTCCACAAGTCCTGTCACCCACTGACCAGGAACAAATGGTCTCACGAGATGAGCGCATCGCCGTACCAGCCATCAAGACTGTCATGTTACAGGACACGAAAAAAAGGAGTACAGCAAAAATGGCATTCGCTTCAAATGAGCTCCTCAAAGCATCCCAAACATCACAGCTTCTGAATGCTCCAAAGAGCGACAAGAAAGCTGGTTTTGAATCGGGAGCAGAAGAAGACTATCTTAGTCTTGGAGCTGAGGCGTGCAATTTCTTGCAAACACCAACAGTGAAGCACAAGACTCCTCCGCCAGTTGCGCCAAAGCCAAGCATCAACCTTGCTTCTCCACCCTGGTTGACCGAAAATACTACCCAGGCACAAAGTGAAATTCCTTCACCAGCTGCCGCTCCACCTGTTGCCAGTCCTATGCAGCCTCGTCCACCCCAGCAACATGCCACGCTGAGCACATGGGCTCCACCTGAACTTCACCCACCACGACAGCAATCTGTGAGTGCTTGGGCTCCTGCCCAAACAAAAGCAGAGCCACAGCTGCCCAGCCGTGCCTGGGGATCATCTCTGCAAGAAGCACAGGCTCAAGCTCCTGTGGGTCCTTGGGCCCAGCCACATGCCCCAGCGAGTATGCTGACTCCCCGTCAGCCTGCAAAATCATGGAACCCGCCTTACATCTCAGCTAATTCCATGGCTTCTCACCTCTCTCAGACAGCAGCATCAAAGGCACACCTGATGGGCAGCGTTTCCTCTGCACGAGCCGTGAGCCCGGCCTCCGACATGCCCACCATGCGGGGCAGAGGTGCAGAACTCTTTGCCAGGAGGCAGTCTCGCATGGAGAAGTTTGTGGTGGACTCGGAGACTGTGCAGGCTAACAAAGCCAGGTCCCAGTCACCCACCCCGTCACTGCCAAGCACTTGGAAGTATTCTCCCAATGTCcgagctcctcctccttcatcaTACAACCCGCTTCTGACCCCCTCTTACCCCCCTGGAGCAATAAAGCAGCACCCAGCTTCTAGCGTTCAAACTAAGGCTAATAGCAAGCCGAAAGCGAAGCAAGCCACTAAACATCTTAACTCCCTGGATGTTATGAAGCATCAGCCCTACCAGCTGAATGTGTCCCTATTCACCTATAATCCGACTGTGGAAGCGAAGGCTACTACTGCTCCTTCTCCTACCTCTGCCCCTGCTCCTGCCAGTCAACTAATGAAGCCTGTTGGGCCG GGGGTCAACAGGAGTCACTCTCTGAGCCTACCCCGACGCCTGCCATCCATGTCCTCGAcactggggttcgaatccccgctGACCACCCCCGTCTTCCAACCGTCTTACGACCCGATGCAACGACAGAGCTCCTGGATGGAGAAGAGCGGGAAGCCCTCCAGTCCTTGGGGGTTCCAGCCGGAATCTGCAGGCACTCAGCATGGCCCCCCCTTCAGAAAGTACCAGTCCCAGAGGTCCGTGCCGGAGAACAGCCCCAGGTACGGTGGGGCTGGCGCCGACGTGCAGGCGCCCATCAGCCAGCCAAACTACACATCTGTATGCAACGCATCCTGGAGACGGTAA
- the myoz2b gene encoding myozenin-2, translating to MDLGKKLSVPKDIMLEELSLLSNRGSRLFKMRQRRSEKYTFESIQNEANTLMNNGVQAQNSEMVESKSDGSGLDTKTPPNTPDPRTPPHPDNIAPGYGGPLKDVPPEKFNTTAVPKSYHSPWEQAIINDPALAETLHPKMPVPEPQPEGPEYKSFNRVATPYGGFDKAPRGITFKIPDLDLNPPKYPELQDPRAKRPSFNRTAQGWVSDGTALILPTVTVESLAIPESDDL from the exons ATGGACCTGGGGAAGAAGCTCAGTGTGCCCAAAGACATCATGTTGGAGGAGCTCTCCCTGCTATCCAACAGGGGGTCGCGCCTTTTCAAGATGCGCCAGAGGAGGTCTGAGAAGTACACCTTTGAAAGCATTCAGAATGAAGCCAACACTCTGATGAAC AATGGCGTTCAAGCTCAGAACAGTGAAATGGTTGAAAGTAAGTCTGACGGCAGTGGTCTGGATACAAAGACACCACCCAACACGCCTGACCCAAGGACCCCTCCACACCCCGACAATATTGCCCCTG GTTACGGTGGCCCCCTGAAGGACGTTCCTCCTGAGAAGTTCAACACCACAGCTGTGCCCAAATCCTATCACTCTCCCTGGGAGCAGGCCATCATCAACGACCCTGCTTTGGCTGAAACCCTCCACCCTAAGATGCCTGTTCCAGAACCCCAGCCAGAAGGTCCAGAGTACAAGAGCTTCAATCG GGTGGCCACACCATATGGAGGGTTTGACAAGGCCCCCCGGGGTATTACATTCAAAATACCGGATCTGGACCTGAATCCTCCCAAGTACCCTGAGCTCCAGGACCCCAGGGCCAAGCGACCCAGCTTCAACAGGACAGCACAGGGCTGGGTGTCCGATGGCACCGCTCTCATCCTGCCTACTGTGACCGTGGAATCCCTAGCCATACCTGAGTCTGACGACCTCTGA